CCACGTTTACCCAACAGTCCGAAGCGGACTACGGGTTTCGATGGACCCGGCCTTACAAAGACGATGTGGCACCCGGGCTGATGATGACGGGTGTTGCCCCCATACTGGATGGAAACGGCCGGCTCAAAGGAGTCACGGGCATGGATATCCCTCTGGCCGACATGTTTCAGGATCTGGACAAAGGCCACCCGCTGTTATCGAATCCAGATGCCCCCCCCGGCGATTTTTTTGCGCTTCTCATGGATTCACAGGGCCGGTTGATCTCTTTTCCTGTTGCCTTGCTGCCCTTGCTTGGCCTGGACATGGACATCAGCCATTTCAAATATTCAGACAATATCCTGTCACTGAACCTCACCCAATCCCGGCAGCCTGTCATTGAACAAATTACGCGGCAGATTTTGAATGCCACGTCATACCAGGATACGCTCACCATCCAGGACCGGTCCTATATTCTGGCCTCCCACCGCCTCCATCAAACCAACTGGCACATCGTGCTGGCAAGCAGCGAAAACAATCTGCTTGACTCCATTGAGCAGACGCGCAACGTCATGGATCACAACCTGTCAGGTATCCTGAAAAGCTTTATGATCTATGCCGGTATCATATTTCTTGTGGCCTTGGGGTGCAGCTATTCAGGGGTCAGACGGTTTGTCCGTCCTCTCCAGCATTTGACCCGTCTGACACGCCGGATATCTAAAGAAGTGTATTCAGAAAAAGTCCCGGAAAACCGCAATGATGAAATCGGGGAACTGTCCCGGGCCTTCAATGAAATGACCGATCGCCTGCAACAGTCCCAGCAAAGGGAAAAAAAACATATTCAAGAGTTGTCTCATCAGGCAGACCGGCTGAAACAACTCAATGAATACCTGGTCCACTCGGACGAAACAGAACGAAAAATGATGGCGTCGGATCTGCATGACAGCGTGGTCCAGACCCTGGCCATGGGCATTTCCCGGACAAAAAATCTGATGGAATCTGATGATCCGGCCCGGCCGGACCAGATCCGCGCGATTCAGGCCATTCTGGAACAGGCGGTTCGGGAGATCCGAACACTGATTTACAAACTGTCTCCCCCGATTCTGGATGACTTTGACATTGATATCGCCATTGGGGCGCTGATCGAGGAGATCAATGCCCGGGAAAAGACCGCATACCGGTACATCAACCAGGTCACGGATCCCATTCCGCTGCCCCATGCACTGAAGGTTACCCTGTACCGGGCGGTCAATGAACTGCTGACCAATATCCGAAAACATGCCCGTACCCCGAACGCCAGCATCCAATTGTGGTTTTCGGATCCGGACATCTGTCTGCAGGTGGAAGATTCCGGCGCGGGCATGGACGTTCAGGCATTGAAACCATCCAAGGATCACGGGTTTGGTCTGTACAGCCTGTCTGAACGGATTCAGAATTTCGGCGGCACCCTGACCATCACATCCACCCCCGGCAAAGGAACGAAAATTCTGCTGACCGCGCCGGTCAATCAAAGGGGATCGAATATCCATGAATAAAAAAACCATCATCATCGTGGATGACCACCGGGTATTCCACCACGGCATCAGTCAAGCCCTGGAAGCGACCGGCGAATTCACTGTCACAGCCCGGGCCGCCAACGGGATTCAGGCGGTTTCTTTGGCTGAAAAATCCGTCCCGGATCTTATCCTCATGGACATCAGCATGCCCGATCTCAACGGCATGGAAGCCACCCGAAGAATTCTGGCAATCCATCCGAAAATCCGCATTATCGCCTTGTCCATGCATACGGAAAAAATCTATGTCAAAGGCATGCTTAATGCCGGGGCATCCGGGTATGTGCTCAAATCCTGCTCTTTCAAAGAATTGTTGACTGCCATCAAAGCAGGGCTGGACGGCCATGTATATGTAAGTCCGGAAATCACTCACCTGCTGGTGGGAGATTCACCGGACCGCCTGAGCTGCCTGACCCCACGTGAAAAACAGATACTGGTGTATATCGCCGAAGGCCACAGTACCAGGGAAACCGCAGAAATCCTGAAGTTGAGCGCGAAAACCATCGATATCCACCGCAGAAACCTCAGATCCAAACTCGGGATACAGACCGTTGCCGGGCTGACCCGATATGCCCTGGCCAAAGGGCTGATCCCTCCGGCGCCCTGACCGTTGAATCATCGCACACTGGTATATGTCGGCCGGACACCGCCTTTTGAGAATACAATTTGCCACAATTGATTGCTCCGGGCCCTGAACGTGCCGGCACAGGCCAGCAGGTAATAGGTCCACATGCGGAAAAACCGGTTGTCATACCGGTGTTTGATCCTGTCCCAGTTGGCCACAAAATTGTCATACCAAGCCATCAACGTGGGATCATAATCAGGACCGAAACTGTGCCAGTCCTCCAGAACAAAAAATTTTTCCGCCGCCATTGTGATCTGGCGGCCGGACGGCACCATGGAATTGGGAAAAATGTATTTGGAAATCCAGGGGTCGCTGCTACGCACGGACCGGTTACCGGCAATGGTGTGCAGCAGAAAAAGCCCCTGATCCTTCAGGCACCGGTGAACCACGGCCATAAAGGTTTTGTAGTGGGCCCTTCCCACATGCTCGAACATTCCCACAGACACGATCCGGTCAAAGGGTTCATTCAGATCCCGGTAATCCATGAGCCGGATCTCCACAGGCAGGTCCCGGCACCGTTGTGTGGCCAAAGTCACCTGCTCTTTTGACACGGTGACACCCTTCACACTCACCTGATATTTTTGTGCCATATACGCAGACAATCCCCCCCATCCGCAACCGATGTCCAACACCCGCATACCGGGTGCCAGCTGCAACTTCCGGCAGATCAACTCCATTTTGGCTTCCTGGGCCGCTTCCAGGGTGTCGGCGTTTTTCCAGTACCCGCAGGAATAATTCATGGATTTATCCAGCATCAGCGAAAACAGTTCATTGCCGATATCATAATGCCGCCGGCCGATTTCAAACGCTCTGAATTTTCCCGGAGATACCGTCAACATCGCCTTGACACGGCACCACACAGCACGTATGGATTTTATGGCCTGTTCATCCAGCCGGGCCTGCAAAATTTTATCAAAAAACTGGTCCAGTCTGGGGCATTCCCACCACCCGTCCATATAACTTTCACCCAGAGCTTTGGAGCCGCCGGCCACCAGCCGCTTGAAGAAAAGGTCCTGATTCACCTGAATATCCCAGGGATTTGTACCGTTGATTTTGACGCCGGCAGCGGCGAACAGATCAGTCGCCAGTCGTTGAGAAGATGCATGGTTCATATTACCGCCTCCTTTGAAAAGAGTGAACTCAGCATTCTATAGCACAGCTTCAGGCAGCGGTTAAAGTAAAAAATCGGTATTTTTATTCCGGTTCAAAGCGGGATCACTTTGGTAGCCAGCTGCATGGCCGTGACAATATCCAGCATATTGGTGGTTTCTCCCACCTGTTTTTCATTCAGCAGATCAAAATGGGTCAGGCAGGTGCCGCAAACCCAGATGGAAATATTCTGTTTTTCATATGCCTGAAGCGTTTCCAGCACCGCAGATCCCTTAATGGTGAGCTTGACCCCGTTATTGACAAACACGATCCGCCACAGATCCTCTCCCATTTCCCCCAGGGTCTTGATGAAACTGATCATCAGTTTCCGTCCCAGGTCATCATCCCCGGCCCCCATCCGGTCCGAAGCGATGAGTACCAGTAT
The window above is part of the Desulfotignum phosphitoxidans DSM 13687 genome. Proteins encoded here:
- a CDS encoding HAMP domain-containing protein, with amino-acid sequence MAVKKKTAFLKIPLSIKLFCSSVLSILIFTIPLFFLVNQSLKDLGQFADTANTRQIKQMANQYLAGMAREKARKYDEIFLHYQTSVTFLGMKASEIYTRLAAGHAFHSMVPSMIYHPGNAIWYTPESDPLITLFWGDDTLSAPIVSELQALAEMDLYLVMAKKNCRRAMAAHIITRTGIGKYYTLNPDMRNACFNLPNPADFDLRNGEPMTTFTQQSEADYGFRWTRPYKDDVAPGLMMTGVAPILDGNGRLKGVTGMDIPLADMFQDLDKGHPLLSNPDAPPGDFFALLMDSQGRLISFPVALLPLLGLDMDISHFKYSDNILSLNLTQSRQPVIEQITRQILNATSYQDTLTIQDRSYILASHRLHQTNWHIVLASSENNLLDSIEQTRNVMDHNLSGILKSFMIYAGIIFLVALGCSYSGVRRFVRPLQHLTRLTRRISKEVYSEKVPENRNDEIGELSRAFNEMTDRLQQSQQREKKHIQELSHQADRLKQLNEYLVHSDETERKMMASDLHDSVVQTLAMGISRTKNLMESDDPARPDQIRAIQAILEQAVREIRTLIYKLSPPILDDFDIDIAIGALIEEINAREKTAYRYINQVTDPIPLPHALKVTLYRAVNELLTNIRKHARTPNASIQLWFSDPDICLQVEDSGAGMDVQALKPSKDHGFGLYSLSERIQNFGGTLTITSTPGKGTKILLTAPVNQRGSNIHE
- a CDS encoding response regulator, whose amino-acid sequence is MNKKTIIIVDDHRVFHHGISQALEATGEFTVTARAANGIQAVSLAEKSVPDLILMDISMPDLNGMEATRRILAIHPKIRIIALSMHTEKIYVKGMLNAGASGYVLKSCSFKELLTAIKAGLDGHVYVSPEITHLLVGDSPDRLSCLTPREKQILVYIAEGHSTRETAEILKLSAKTIDIHRRNLRSKLGIQTVAGLTRYALAKGLIPPAP
- the cfa gene encoding cyclopropane fatty acyl phospholipid synthase, whose translation is MNHASSQRLATDLFAAAGVKINGTNPWDIQVNQDLFFKRLVAGGSKALGESYMDGWWECPRLDQFFDKILQARLDEQAIKSIRAVWCRVKAMLTVSPGKFRAFEIGRRHYDIGNELFSLMLDKSMNYSCGYWKNADTLEAAQEAKMELICRKLQLAPGMRVLDIGCGWGGLSAYMAQKYQVSVKGVTVSKEQVTLATQRCRDLPVEIRLMDYRDLNEPFDRIVSVGMFEHVGRAHYKTFMAVVHRCLKDQGLFLLHTIAGNRSVRSSDPWISKYIFPNSMVPSGRQITMAAEKFFVLEDWHSFGPDYDPTLMAWYDNFVANWDRIKHRYDNRFFRMWTYYLLACAGTFRARSNQLWQIVFSKGGVRPTYTSVR
- the yedF gene encoding sulfurtransferase-like selenium metabolism protein YedF, with the translated sequence MTMNIDARGLACPQPVLLTKQAVETHSPFRLTVQVDNEAAVENVSRFLGTKGYEATTSGQGDSFTVSGVDMQKSGDRNDPPQIEPGVPGVSEPDDKEKGQKILVLIASDRMGAGDDDLGRKLMISFIKTLGEMGEDLWRIVFVNNGVKLTIKGSAVLETLQAYEKQNISIWVCGTCLTHFDLLNEKQVGETTNMLDIVTAMQLATKVIPL